A single Gopherus flavomarginatus isolate rGopFla2 chromosome 24, rGopFla2.mat.asm, whole genome shotgun sequence DNA region contains:
- the LOC127040250 gene encoding zinc finger protein 79-like, producing MEAGKSPRKSPVRRKRKRSQRLLSRAAVPLEFYRCDICKKDIKHLSNFQEHQRIHTGERPYHCETCQKNFIRCADLIKHRLVHSDSRPHCCDACGKHFKLAGDLAKHSKVHSDEAPFKCDVCSKRFKRTSCLIKHLRIHTEEKPFKCSQCSKRFKWEASVKEHQRIHTGEKPFKCEHCPKSFTHFSTFLQHKRTHQNKKQFSCKCCSKSFNHKSNLLKHQRTVHG from the coding sequence ATGGAAGCAGGGAAAAGCCCTCGAAAGTCCCCAGTCAGGAGAAAGCGGAAGCGATCACAGCGGCTCCTCAGCCGTGCCGCTGTTCCCCTGGAGTTCTACCGCTGTGACATCTGCAAGAAGGACATCAAACACCTCTCCAACTTCCAGGAGCACCAACGCATCCACACAGGCGAGCGGCCCTACCACTGTGAGACCTGCCAGAAGAACTTCATCCGCTGCGCTGACCTCATTAAGCACCGCCTGGTCCACTCGGACAGTCGGCCCCACTGCTGCGATGCCTGTGGCAAGCACTTCAAGCTGGCCGGGGACCTGGCCAAGCACAGCAAGGTCCATTCGGACGAGGCGCCCTTCAAGTGCGACGTGTGCTCCAAGCGCTTCAAGCGAACGTCCTGTCTCATCAAGCATCTCCGCATCCACACCGAGGAGAAGCCTTTCAAATGCTCCCAGTGCAGCAAGAGGTTCAAATGGGAAGCCTCGGTCAAGGAGCATCAGCGCATCCACACAGGCGAGAAACCTTTCAAGTGCGAGCACTGTCCCAAGAGCTTCACCCACTTCTCCACCTTTCTGCAGCACAAGAGAACTcaccagaacaagaagcagttcAGCTGCAAATGCTGCTCCAAGTCCTTTAACCACAAATCCAACCTACTGAAGCACCAGCGCACGGTACATGGCTAG
- the TPGS1 gene encoding tubulin polyglutamylase complex subunit 1, whose protein sequence is MASCEKRRSAPAPATGSGLVEPVRAGSGVRELESEAEFLLQSGVTSMVREALLKVLEARPEEPVSFLASYFEKLVLSGPHGGAAGDRHGQQQRLVRALWYVRLAHHSHRTAFNNNVSMAYECLSARGRRKKAGVNGRIYSELLKKICQDGEAPEEVVSFLLRKIQCRDHEAVPFDVFRYGVLSCFVLLEFVAKADTLYNVLDDGSGVADKRVCQAVLDTLEDALGASDFSVPIHYLEAGSKLGPDYLALAMDKALLERKICSSMNREEFLKKATALFIAKVKPID, encoded by the exons ATGGCGTCCTGCGAGAAGCGGCGCTCTGCTCCTGCCCCGGCGACTGGGAGCGGGCTCGTGGAGCCGGTTCGGGCGGGATCCGGAGTCCGGGAGCTGGAGAGCGAGGCCGAGTTCCTGCTCCAATCCGGGGTGACGTCCATGGTGCGGGAGGCGCTGCTGAAGGTGCTGGAGGCGCGGCCCGAGGAGCCCGTCTCCTTCCTGGCCAGTTACTTCGAAAAGCTGGTGCTCAGCGGCCCCCACGGCGGTGCAGCCGGCGACCGGCACGGGCAGCAGCAACGCCTCGTCCGGGCCCTGTGGTACGTGCGCCTGGCCCACCATTCACACAG GACTGCCTTTAACAACAACGTCAGCATGGCTTACGAGTGCCTGAGTGCCAGAGGCAGGAGGAAGAaggcaggagtcaatgggagaatcTACAGTGAGTTGCTCAAAAAGATCTGCCAAGATGGGGAGGCCCCTGAAGAGGTTGTTTCTTTTTTGCTGAGGAAGATCCAATGCCGGGACCATGAGGCAGTGCCTTTTGATGTCTTCCGTTACGGGGTGCTCAGCTGCTTCGTGCTTCTTGAGTTTGTCGCCAAGGCTGATACTTTGTACAATGTACTTGATGATGGTTCTGGCGTGGCGGATAAAAGGGTTTGCCAGGCAGTCCTGGACACTCTGGAAGACGCTCTCGGAGCCAGCGACTTCTCTGTCCCCATCCATTACTTGGAGGCTGGCTCCAAGCTGGGACCAGACTATTTGGCTTTGGCCATGGACAAAGCATTGCTAGAGAGGAAGATTTGCTCTTCCATGAACAGGGAAGAGTTTCTAAAGAAAGCCACAGCCCTATTCATTGCAAAAGTAAAACCCATTGACTGA